In the genome of Zootoca vivipara chromosome 6, rZooViv1.1, whole genome shotgun sequence, the window ATCATAGGTAAAACACAAACATGGAAAGGCATTAAAGTTATTTAAGAATACGACTGAACGGCAATGCTTTATGGGATAAAACACAAACAGTGCTTTCCGAAGAGAAACATTTGAAACGAAATAATTGAACAGGTTCAGAGGTGGGAGAttagggggggggacaacaacaagaacaacaacaacaacaacaacaaccaatctaTTTATCTCCACGATGATTTCTTTTGTACtaggaaaataacattaaaagaaaaacctccTTTTTGCTGAAGTCATGAATAAATCAGACTTATAAGGCAACTAGGTAAAAATGAAATTATCCTAAGCtttctaaatatatatgtatatatatgcatgatatatatgtatatatatgcatgcacatacacacaaacattcTCCAGAAAATAACAAAGCACATTTTATGGTCAAATAACACAGATACTATGGTTATAATGCAAATAACTATGGTTAAACAATGCAAAGATTGCTAAAAAACTTTCTAAACGTCAACACACAGATCTGGCAGAACTTTGTCACCACTTCTAGTCCCATTGAAATCGAACCCACTCAACAAGTTTAGCTGACTTCAACAGAACTTAAATAACAACAAACTTCTACCAGATGCCGTCTGGGATTTATTTAGGGACATTTAACTTGCGAACAATTAATGGAAACATGCacaaatttaaaaagaagaggaattCGTTGAAAACTAGTGGGATGTTTCTTAGTgccgagtttggggggggggggctaataagAGCATAGACCTCGCACGTATTTTTGAAAAACCGCAGCTTTCTATTTATTGCTTGCACCAGGACCAATTAAATTCAGCATTTTGTCGGCTGGCACAAATGCGTTGGTGCGACCTCCTCTAGGCAAGGGATCCCTGGAAAGAGAACGGCAAAAAATTGTAATTCTTACAGCAGGCACGAGTTCTGTCACTTGAAGTAAAGCGAAAGCAGCACTCCAGCCTAAGATGAAGACCTTTATTGGGAGCAAGAAAATAGGGGCAAGATGGCAGAGGGTCATGGAAGAAGGAGAATAATAATTGATAaatcttagtgtttttaagtgtcaggtgtaacttcagcctgaacacagcagagtttgcgcaggtttttccggaagcttctggcggtaacttaaatgactagacgcctggacgcagagtaaaactatatacaggatttattaaaataaaagaaaatccagagtttctatgtacagctttagaactcaaaaacaaagtaaaataaatcctttcctctctgtctctctctcaactgatacagcacctctcctcctacactgaccacactcaccacaccacgtactgtgctacctttctctgataacaggtctcagtgctgatatcaaccaatgagagcgcagttgctaaggcagaagtagaccttggctttctgcccagtgttaattgcttgtcctagagttgattgtgtgaagaagcaatctgatggtttctcacgctactaatttagcaaaacccgaacaaTAAATCCACGGTGGTTCAGGCTGGTGTTGGGTGACATCCACACAATATGTCCAAGGCACAGTTGAAATGCATAGCTACCCCTAAACCTGAGACCTATACTCTAGATtactagttataggtaggtagccgtgatggtctgacacagtcaaaacaaaataaaaaaatcttcccagtagcaccttagagaccaacaaagtttgtcataggtatgagctttcgtgtgcatgcacacttcttcggatacactgaaacagaagtcaccagacccttatatatagtgagagggtagggagggggtattactcagaagggtggtggaaatgggtgattggctgataggtggggTAAACCTgcggacgactgttaacgactgcaattggtcttatagCAAAAAGCAAGGGGAGAGattgctaaaaatagctttatcatgtataatgagataagaatccagtgtccttattcagaccaggtctctccatggttttaatttcagaaacagactggaaagagaagttgctgaattgcaactcattaccaagcttaaaaccacggagagacctggtctgaataaggacactggattcttatctcattatacatgatcaaacTTTCCTTAggacctcagcccttgctttttcctgcaagaccaattgcagttgttaacagtcatcaacaggtttaccactcctatcagccagtcacccattcccaccacccttctgagtaatacccttccctaccctctgacttctgtttcagtgtatctgaagaagtgtgcatgcacacggaagctcatacctatgacaaacttagttggtctctaaggtgctactggaaggaatttttattttgttttgactttagattactgcaatgtgttatacgcagggctgcctctgaagatggttcggaaacttcagctggtgcagaattcagcagccaggttgctcactgggtggcaagacggtttgagcatattacaccgatcccggtccgactgcactggctaccaattaattTCTggggccaattcaaagtgctggttctgacctataaagccttaaatggctcaggaccgcaatacctcaaggatcgcctctttccatatgaacctacccggaccccgagatcatcttctgagggccCCCCCCCTTGTGTGTCCCCttcttgagaggtccggagggtggcatgctggaatgctctccccactgAAATTTGCCTggcctccccgcccccttttgtgtttttattgtatctagACAAAAGTCCTGATttggtttttaaagggggggggagatattatgttttgcatttttctctataagccccctatatatatatatatatatatatatatatatatatatatatatatatatacacacacacacacacatatatatatatacacacatatatatacatatatatatatacatatacatatacatatatatacacatactgtatatatacacatactgtatatatactgtatatatatatatatactgtattcacTCACATACCTAATCCGGcgtgccaacttgaattaaatatggggggggcaggcaggcccCACCCTGGATAATCTATCATaagatgtgacacacacacaaacacaccaactgAATGGCAGTACCTAttaattttggggggagtggacccctcaaatattttcggggggggggaaccaaaggcACGTAGGAGTTGTCCCAGAAGTACCtaataaaacaggcatccccatccagatgttttggcctacaactcccatgatccctagctaacaggaccaatggtcggggaagatgggaattgtagtccaaaacatctggagggccgaagtttgggggtgcctgctaacAAAACCCACCTCACAGTTGCTGCCAGTGAGTTCCTGGCTCCTCTACTAAGCCAGGATGCTGTGTCGAAACCAgggctcagcaacctttttcagccgttgGCCGgttcaccatccctcagaccttgtggggggtcggactattttttttggggggggggaatgaacgaattcccatgccccacaaataacccagagatgcattttaaataaaagcacacattctactcatgtaaaaacaccaggcaggccccacaaataacccagagatgcattttaaataaatggacacattctactcatgtaaaaacacgctgattcctggactgtccgcgggccagatttagaagcaactgggccggatctggccccctggccttagtttgcctacccatggtctataaTGAAACCAATTCCAGAGGGGGCAGAATTGAAATCACTGCAACTCACTTCACATCTCTGCCCACAGGCAAGACAGGAGGGGATGCTTTTTGTTTCGTTAACATCCCTGTGGCAATGCTACCATCTTGCGGGGAGAATGCACAATAAAcaatgccggatttacgtataagctaaacaagctgtagcttagggccccactcttttggaGGCCCCCCaaaattttaaaggggaaaatacctggatgtacatttccaaaatataagataaaaaacacaaatacaataaaacctacacacagcaacagtgttttgtgtcgtGTAgcctcctaggatgtaagtcatgggccccacctgctagtctattaggtccataaattcccatatacagtggtgcctcgcttaacgaatgccctgcttaatgaaatttccgcttaacgaaaggatttttcaagcggaggttgcctcgctagacgaatccgtttcacgaaaaattcgtctagcaaatcgcggtttcccataggaatgcattgaaattcaattaatgcattcctatgggattcgctagacgaatttttcgttataagaaaagacctgtggaacgaattaaattcgtctagcgagacaccactgtagcatatattcaacacaaaaaacagagacaatttgttgacaaaggacaaaggacagctggacatataaagggccctattacctttagtagcttagggcctcatcaaacctaaatccggccctgacaataaataaaaattctgttccagtgtatctgaagaagtgtgcatgcacacgaaagctcataccaaaataaaaacttagttggtctttaaggtgctactgaagaatttttttattaataaatatacagtgtttctccaaaaataagacaccgtcttatatttatttttcctcaaaaaacaaaaagaaaacacggtggcctattttcaggggatgtctttttttattaccgtattattaagtatggtacagtttaacctacaaggttaaactgcctatcactatggcttattttcagggtatggcgtattttcagagaaacacagtatcagcagagagagggggggttccCCCCCTGCTAACAATAATGGTATCCCTTGAACcacattctattttattttatttgaattattattattatttcactctgcccgtcagcaaaaagaaaaaagactccCCAAGTGGTTTTTATGGAGGCAGTCTTACAAAAGGAAAAGTGGTTGGCAGGGAAGAGGCAAACCTAAAAACGTAAAAAAAGggggtcagggccgtctttagcagatgcggctccgaggtgcaaatatccgcccagcgcccccaaattaccacggatagtgtTGCAGTGGCCatagctgcgcactgccagccagccagccagccagccagggggAGTTGCAACTCTCCCCATGCCGCTGCGAGAGAGCGATCCCCGccgaggcttgggagtgaagttgcggCCCTCCCAAGCATcctcgggaggagagcaatccctgcagagtcttgggagggaagctgcatgcccgccagccttatggttggtggggcgcagctggcgggcatgcagggaaaggggaggtgcCGGCAcggctcccccactcgctggggcacccctgagaggctggcgccctagTGCGACGCGCCACTAAACCCTATGAGAAAGACGGCTCTGGAAAGGGTATTGCTGGATCAGGGCTAATGgcctcatctaatccagcatcctcttctcacatcggctgaccagatgcctgtgggaaccagcgagcaggatctgagcgtaagagcgactctcccctcctgtggtttcctgcaactgggatttggaaacattgctgcctccgtGAATTTTCTGGGGACCCTCTATAATCCCCCACTTTTGCAGCGAGCGGGGGTGACACTCAGCTTTTGCAGGAATAATATCTGCAAACTGCCTTGAAATTCAGTCTGGGGaaaggcggggtataataataataataataataataataataataataataataataataataatacttttgaGGACTGAAGACCTAATTCACACATGCCCTACCTGATTCATTTAGTCATCACTGTGGCTCCTTGGATTCCGGCTCCTCTGCTGTTTTTTCCTGATCTGGAGCGGATTCTGGCTGATCTGGGGCTGGGACTTCCGGCTGGTCAGAAATTGGTGGCTGTTCCGAGGCTTCGGGTTGGTCAGGAGCTTCCAGCTTTTCcaaggcttccaattggctggaaACATCTAGCTGATCCAAGGGTTCCAGTTGGCCAAGGGCTTCCAGCTGTTCCATGACTTCCTGTGGAACCGGGGTCGAGCCGAACAATAATTCCTTGGAAGGAATCATCACATATTCTGGGGCGGGAGGTAAGACAACCTCTGGCCGTACCGGCAACACTTTTTTCTCGTAACAGTCTAGCCTCATTTCCACCGTGTCTCGGATTAAGTCTGCAAGGAAAGTTGTGTCGCGTTAGAAATTGTAAATGGGTCcttatggttaaagctatggttttcccagtcgtgatgtatggaagtgagagctggaccataaagaaggctgattgccaaagaatggatgcttttgaattgtggtgctggaggagactcttgagagtcccatggactgcaagaagatcaaacctatccattctgaaggaaatcggccccgagtgctcactggaaggacagatcctgaagctgaggctccaatactttggccagctcatgagaagagaagactccctggaaaagaccctgatgttgggaaagattgagggcactaggagaaggggacaacagaggacgagatggttggacagtgttctcaaagctaacaacatgagtttgaccaaactgcgggaggcagtggaagacaggagtgcctggcgtgctatggtccatggggtcacgaagagtcggacacgactcaacaattaaacaacaacaacaacaaaataccctCCTAAACGCTCAGGAATTAATAGGCCAAAGTCAGTTATGGTAGTTGATTTCGGTGCGGGAATCTGGCGCAGATCAGCAATCACAGCCTGATTAACCAAACGGGCAGCGTAAACACTGGCCTAAGGACGCTACACCTTTTAAGAGCCCCGCAACAACAGATCGAAATGAATACTGTACGTTTTGTGTAATAAAATGGGTTCATTTAAAATGGTTGgttggtaaaaagaaaaagaaacgtattaggagataatttgcgaGGGACCCCGCAACTTGCAAGTGTGGGAGCTGCCTTCTGGCGGTGGCTCTCAAGGCTGCAGTTGCCAGAGAATGAACCAAGGAGCTttgcttttatttagaaaaatatataattttgcaTTGGCATTTTGTAAGAAAACAACAGTCATCAAATCTTACTTGCacatgaaaccccccccccacactccccAGATAATTTAACTTACTGTCAGCTATTGTTCTGCCCAGAACCCGGTTTTCCATTATCTCTTCTACCTCTGACAGCATCCCCGGGAAGAAGCCTGTCTCGATGTCTGTGAAACACAAGGagaggttttaaaaattattacccATGGCGAAATACTGGGACTTTGCACATAGGCAGGTTGTTGTTTGGTGGAGCAGCTGAGCCTGGAAGCAGAAAGAGCTCACCCACTCTGTGATGCGACAATGGTGAGagaacttccctcaacagggctgccttcaggtgtcttctaaaagtcaggtagatgttaatttccttgacatatctggtgggagggagttccacagggcgggtgccaccactcgagaaggccctttgcccgGTTCCcggtaactttgcttctcacaggcagggaaccgccagaaggcccttggagctggacctcagtgtccgggctggatgatgggggtggagacgctccttcagatctactgggccaaggccgtttagggcttgaaagaacagcaccaacactttgaattgtgcccggaaacgtcctgggagccaatgtaggtctttcaagactggtgttatgtggtctcagcggccgctcccagtccccagtctagctgctaatgtttatattgcttgctgtttagaataaaatcttctcactcacttgcgTTTGTATTGCCTCTGAATCTCATTTAAAAGAAccgccttgcatttggcaagacaggtGCCTTTTCTGGGGAGCCTGAAAGCAGGATggggccccaccccaccccaccccaacacacagcAAGCCACACACCTCTCTCCACTGGGTCATAGAAATATCCACTGTCCCGGAGGCTGCCGAAGACGGAAGGAATGAGGTCCGACAGGTAGCGTTGAGCAAACGCCCGAGCCGCGATCTTCTCCGaggtttctttctccctctgaaGGAATTCCAGCTGCTGCTTTTTACGACGCTCCTGCCAGAGAGAGGAAAACAaccagtgtggggtttttttttttttaatatttcccaAGCCATTTCAGCAGACTTTGAATCGGATCCAgtagctggtggtcaacaaaagaagtttaaagactctctcaaggcaaatctaaaaaaaaatgtacatacagtcgtgccttggatcccaaacgcctagtgagttgaacgttttggctcctggaagtgagtgttccggtttgcaaacattctttggaacccgaacgtctggcacggcttccacagcttccgatcggctgcaggagcttcctgcagcccatcggaagccacgcctcggtttccaaacattttggaagtcgaatggacttccggaatggattccattcgacgtccaaggcaccactgtagtatgaACAtgggcaactgggaaacactggcctgcgagcgctcccattggagagcagcctttaccataGGTGTCATGGGATTTTGAaaacgctcaaactcaggacgcaagggagaaacgtgctaagaggaaggcacgcttggcaaattcacaccgtgatcaactcccacctggaaaccaacgtccccactgtggagggacgtgtggatccagaattggcctccacagtcacttacggactcacttttaaaactgttcatggaagacaatcttactcggctgcaagggattgccaaagaagaagaaaggggtcCTCCGGCAGCCATTGCAGCACATTGACACAGCCTTCCCGCTTCCCAGCCTGCTCTGTCAATTTGCTTATTAATTTCGTAAAAGATttcataaaacaaaatataacttCAAAGCAAGTTTACAAAAAAAGGggataaaatcaagaaaaactcGCAACCGGGCGTTAAAAATTTCCTCCACTTTCTAAGCACTTGTTTATCTCGTTCCTTCAAATCTATAacctcaaagtggcttgcaaaagATAACACGgtaaaatcaagggggggggggaatcacagacacccctactttaaaacacacagaagTTAAAGTACTTAAAAAAAGATACCCAGACTTTCTGAGCTTCTGGTTAGACCTATCTAAAGGGAACAGGGAagttttctgtgttttaatattttgttggaagccgcccaacacagggttgttgcaacaaacagccatgcaagcctttgggaggcagagacgccagagggcatcagaggagggagggaagggaagaggggcagaggccagtgttgcctcggcacccctgaccatcattcaaggtaccccagggtgccacagcaaacgggttgaaaaccactgcttctttcccctccccacccagttagCAGCGTCGGTCTCTGTACCTTTTCCTCTCTGTGCCGCCGCTCTTGCTCTTCAAGACGCTGGACCTCAGCGAGTTCCGCACAGCGCAGCTCATGGTATGCGTACTGATGCGCTCGCAGGTCGGCGAGTTCCTCTTCCTCCATGACTTCCAGCAACGCTTGCTCGATGGTCTTGCCGACCAACACCTCCAGCATTGGCCTCACTTCAATATCAAAATCGAaaagctggtggggtgggggagaaacaaaGAGGAGAAATCAGAGGTGGGCTGACATTTTGCATAAGGGAATGTCTTGAGATATGATTTTCTTTAAAGTGTAAATTTGCACATCGAGGATAAACTTcacaccgcagcagtacctattggtctacttgaactttgacgtgctttcgaactgctaggttggcaggagctgggaccgagcaacgggagctcaccccgtcgcggggattcgaactgccaaccttctgattggcaagcccaagaggctcagtggtttagaccacagcgccacccgcctccctaGCAGCATTGGACGCG includes:
- the LOC118087995 gene encoding radial spoke head protein 3 homolog B-like codes for the protein MASTSVILTREGTAGPSATYSYCNRPRALPGRQKYRSSIDANETEEEAYHYANLMYERRVVRGNTYALHILPWSSEPDPLELQRQREAQRKALARRRARDQLRTRTPEPLEGRRHVDVQTELYLEELADRIIEVDMECQTDAFLDRPATPLFIPAKTGRDVATQIWEGDLFDFDIEVRPMLEVLVGKTIEQALLEVMEEEELADLRAHQYAYHELRCAELAEVQRLEEQERRHREEKERRKKQQLEFLQREKETSEKIAARAFAQRYLSDLIPSVFGSLRDSGYFYDPVERDIETGFFPGMLSEVEEIMENRVLGRTIADNLIRDTVEMRLDCYEKKVLPVRPEVVLPPAPEYVMIPSKELLFGSTPVPQEVMEQLEALGQLEPLDQLDVSSQLEALEKLEAPDQPEASEQPPISDQPEVPAPDQPESAPDQEKTAEEPESKEPQ